One window of the Pseudomonas lurida genome contains the following:
- a CDS encoding Lrp/AsnC family transcriptional regulator has translation MDKYDRMLLSALLEDGRASYAQLARKVNLSAPAVAERVAKLEASGVITGYQAKVDLSKVGLPIQCVMELRLTNHGSQKTYDALAQIPELTECHRVTGDPCVIMQAAVGTMPELENLINRVAKFGFSKTSIILSSAIERRVPLGQLEGNGKNCG, from the coding sequence ATGGACAAATACGACCGCATGCTCCTCAGCGCCCTGCTGGAAGACGGCCGCGCGTCCTACGCGCAACTCGCCCGCAAGGTAAACCTCTCCGCCCCCGCGGTCGCTGAGCGAGTGGCCAAGCTCGAGGCCAGTGGCGTGATCACGGGTTATCAGGCCAAGGTGGACCTGTCCAAAGTCGGCTTGCCGATTCAATGCGTGATGGAGTTGCGGCTGACGAACCATGGCAGCCAAAAGACCTACGACGCCCTGGCGCAAATCCCTGAGCTGACCGAGTGTCATCGGGTAACGGGTGATCCGTGCGTGATCATGCAAGCGGCAGTGGGCACCATGCCAGAGCTGGAAAACCTGATTAATCGGGTGGCGAAGTTCGGGTTCAGCAAGACCTCGATCATTTTGTCGAGCGCGATAGAGCGGCGGGTGCCGTTGGGGCAGTTGGAGGGTAATGGGAAAAATTGTGGTTGA
- a CDS encoding 3'-5' exonuclease, translating into MERIAVIDFETTGITPSSHCRATEIAVVILERGQIVDRYQSLMNAGVRVPGFIEQLTGISNAMLRSAPPAERVMNEVHEFVGTTPLMAHNAAFDQKFWDFELGLIRRTRLQKFACSLLLARRLMPAAPNHKLGTLNSYAQLPHTGKAHRAMADAEMAANLTAHLARELRGTHGLRELSHDLLCTLQKVPAAKINEHLKKHRGF; encoded by the coding sequence TTGGAACGTATAGCGGTCATCGACTTTGAAACCACCGGCATCACCCCGAGCAGCCACTGCCGGGCCACGGAAATCGCGGTGGTCATCCTCGAGCGCGGGCAGATCGTGGATCGCTACCAGAGCCTGATGAATGCCGGCGTGCGCGTGCCGGGTTTTATCGAGCAACTCACGGGTATCAGCAACGCCATGCTGCGCAGCGCGCCGCCGGCCGAGCGGGTGATGAACGAGGTGCATGAATTTGTCGGCACCACACCGCTAATGGCGCACAACGCCGCGTTCGACCAGAAGTTCTGGGACTTTGAACTGGGTTTGATTCGCCGTACCCGCCTGCAGAAGTTCGCCTGTTCCCTGCTGCTGGCCCGTCGCCTGATGCCCGCTGCGCCCAACCACAAGCTCGGCACCCTCAACAGCTACGCCCAACTGCCCCATACCGGCAAGGCTCACCGGGCGATGGCCGATGCGGAAATGGCGGCCAATCTCACGGCCCATCTGGCCCGGGAACTGCGCGGCACCCATGGCTTGCGTGAACTGTCCCACGACCTGCTGTGCACCTTGCAGAAAGTGCCTGCGGCGAAGATCAACGAGCATCTGAAGAAGCATCGCGGGTTCTAA
- a CDS encoding HAD family hydrolase — MSLSDVRHWVFDMDGTLTVAVHDFAAIRVALEIPPEDDILTHLAALPAEVAAAKHAWLLEHERALALGSVAAEGAVELVRALAERGYRLGILTRNARELAHITLEAIGLADCFAVEDVLGREDAPPKPDPGGLLKLAAAWEVVPSEMVMVGDYRFDLDCGRAAGSRTVLVNVPQNPWPELADWHAPDCVVLLGMIQPRQ; from the coding sequence ATGAGCCTGTCGGACGTCAGGCACTGGGTGTTCGACATGGATGGCACCCTGACGGTGGCCGTGCATGACTTTGCCGCCATTCGTGTCGCCCTCGAGATTCCGCCCGAGGACGACATCCTCACTCACCTGGCCGCGTTGCCGGCCGAGGTTGCGGCGGCCAAGCACGCCTGGCTGCTGGAGCATGAGCGGGCGTTGGCGCTGGGTTCGGTGGCGGCCGAAGGCGCCGTGGAACTGGTGCGCGCGCTGGCCGAGCGGGGTTATCGATTGGGCATCCTGACCCGCAATGCGCGGGAGTTGGCGCACATCACCCTGGAAGCGATTGGCCTGGCGGACTGCTTTGCCGTCGAGGATGTGCTGGGGCGTGAGGATGCGCCGCCCAAGCCTGATCCGGGTGGCTTGCTGAAGCTGGCGGCCGCTTGGGAGGTGGTGCCTAGCGAGATGGTGATGGTCGGCGATTACCGCTTCGACCTCGATTGTGGCCGGGCGGCGGGGTCGCGGACGGTGTTGGTGAACGTGCCGCAGAACCCGTGGCCGGAGTTGGCGGACTGGCATGCCCCAGACTGCGTGGTCTTACTCGGGATGATCCAGCCCAGGCAATAG
- a CDS encoding TIGR03862 family flavoprotein, with amino-acid sequence MPLTPPQHVSIIGGGPAGLMAAEVLSLAGVRVDLYDGMPSVGRKFLLAGVGGMNITHSEAYPAFLSRYAERAPHMAPLLRAFGADALCEWIHGLGIETFIGTSGRVFPTDMKAAPLLRAWLKRLRDQGVVIHTRHRWLGWNAEGDLLIHSPDGEKTVHSDAVLLALGGGSWSRLGSDGAWLKLLEDRGVPYAPLQPSNCGFEVSAWSELMVSKFAGAPLKNVAIGLGDDKPRLGECVVTAMGIEGSLIYALSAPIREAINHHGSATVHIDLLPSKPLDKVQAALAKPRGSRSMSKHLHSQLGLDGVKAALLRELAPAEHFNDPAQLAVDIKALPLTLVKTRPMDEAISTAGGVPFEALDERLMLKQLPGVFCAGEMLDWEAPTGGYLLTGCFASGRAAGRGLLEWLGR; translated from the coding sequence ATGCCCCTGACTCCTCCCCAACACGTCTCCATTATCGGCGGCGGCCCCGCCGGGCTGATGGCCGCTGAAGTCCTGAGCCTGGCGGGCGTGCGCGTGGATCTGTACGACGGCATGCCGTCAGTGGGGCGTAAATTCCTGCTGGCCGGCGTGGGCGGTATGAACATCACCCACTCCGAGGCTTACCCGGCATTCCTGTCGCGCTACGCCGAACGCGCGCCGCACATGGCGCCATTGCTGCGGGCGTTTGGTGCCGACGCGTTGTGCGAATGGATTCACGGCTTGGGTATCGAGACGTTTATCGGCACCTCCGGCCGGGTGTTTCCGACGGACATGAAAGCCGCGCCGCTGCTGCGCGCCTGGCTCAAGCGCCTGCGTGACCAGGGCGTGGTTATCCACACCCGTCATCGTTGGCTGGGCTGGAATGCCGAGGGCGATTTACTTATCCACAGCCCCGACGGCGAAAAAACTGTCCACAGCGATGCCGTGCTGCTGGCCCTTGGTGGCGGCAGCTGGTCGCGCTTGGGTTCCGACGGTGCCTGGCTCAAATTGCTGGAAGACCGGGGCGTGCCCTACGCCCCGCTGCAGCCGAGCAACTGTGGCTTCGAAGTGTCGGCCTGGAGCGAATTGATGGTCAGTAAATTCGCTGGCGCGCCGTTGAAAAACGTCGCCATCGGGCTGGGGGATGACAAGCCTCGCCTGGGCGAATGCGTGGTCACCGCCATGGGGATCGAGGGCAGCCTGATCTACGCGCTGTCGGCGCCGATTCGGGAAGCGATCAACCACCATGGTTCGGCAACCGTGCATATCGACCTGCTGCCGAGCAAGCCGCTGGACAAGGTCCAGGCTGCGCTGGCCAAACCGCGTGGCTCACGCTCGATGAGCAAGCATCTGCACAGCCAGCTGGGGTTGGACGGGGTGAAAGCCGCGCTGCTGCGTGAATTGGCACCGGCAGAGCACTTCAATGATCCAGCGCAGTTGGCGGTGGATATCAAGGCGCTGCCATTGACCCTGGTGAAGACACGGCCGATGGATGAGGCGATCAGCACGGCGGGTGGCGTGCCATTCGAGGCGTTGGATGAGCGCTTGATGCTCAAGCAATTGCCGGGAGTGTTTTGTGCGGGGGAAATGCTGGACTGGGAAGCGCCGACGGGGGGCTACCTGCTAACCGGGTGCTTTGCCAGCGGACGGGCTGCCGGGCGCGGCCTGTTGGAGTGGCTTGGCCGCTGA
- the tesB gene encoding acyl-CoA thioesterase II — MSQVLEDLVDLLTLEPIEENLFRGRSQDLGFRQLFGGQVLGQSLSAASQTVEEARHVHSLHGYFLRPGDAKLPVVYSVDRVRDGGSFSTRRVTAIQKGHPIFTCTTSFQYDEQGFDHQTTMPVVVGPENLPSELELTQQRAHLIPEHMRDKLLCPKPIEVRPVTEKDPFNPQPSDPVKYVWFRADGALADAPALHKYLLAYASDFGLLTTSLLPHGKTVWQKDMQVASLDHALWFHADLRADDWLLYAMDSPWAGNSRGFSRGSVYNRAGQLVASVTQEGLIRHRKDWA; from the coding sequence ATGAGCCAAGTATTGGAAGATCTGGTGGACTTGCTGACCCTGGAGCCGATCGAGGAAAACCTCTTTCGCGGCCGCAGCCAGGACCTGGGTTTTCGCCAACTGTTCGGCGGCCAAGTGCTCGGCCAGTCACTGTCGGCAGCCAGCCAGACCGTAGAAGAAGCGCGGCACGTGCATTCCCTGCACGGTTATTTCCTGCGCCCCGGCGATGCGAAGTTGCCGGTGGTGTACTCGGTGGACCGCGTGCGCGATGGTGGCAGCTTCAGTACGCGCCGCGTGACGGCGATCCAGAAGGGGCATCCGATCTTCACCTGCACCACGTCGTTCCAGTACGACGAGCAAGGCTTCGATCACCAGACCACCATGCCCGTGGTGGTCGGCCCGGAAAACCTGCCGTCGGAGCTGGAACTCACTCAACAGCGTGCGCACCTGATCCCCGAGCACATGCGCGACAAGCTCCTGTGCCCCAAGCCCATCGAAGTGCGCCCGGTGACGGAGAAAGACCCGTTCAACCCGCAGCCGTCCGACCCGGTCAAGTACGTGTGGTTCCGCGCCGATGGCGCCCTGGCCGACGCGCCGGCGCTGCACAAGTATCTGTTGGCCTACGCCTCGGACTTCGGCCTGCTGACCACCTCGCTGCTGCCCCATGGCAAGACCGTGTGGCAGAAAGACATGCAGGTCGCCAGCCTCGACCACGCGCTGTGGTTCCACGCCGACCTGCGTGCCGATGACTGGCTGCTGTACGCCATGGACAGCCCGTGGGCCGGCAATTCCCGTGGGTTCTCCCGTGGCAGCGTGTACAACCGCGCCGGGCAACTGGTGGCCTCGGTGACCCAGGAAGGCTTGATTCGCCATCGCAAGGATTGGGCATGA
- a CDS encoding GNAT family N-acetyltransferase, protein MEPILELESARLVLRQWRDGDLQDFARMCADPQVMRYFPAKLSHLESAALIGRIRGHFAEYGFGLWALQRKDTGEFIGLTGLLNVSFEADFAPAVEIGWRLAREHWGLGYASEAAWTALRCGFDRLSLDEIVAFTTQANLPSQKVMQAIGMHYDPLADFEHPKVAADDPLRHHVLYRITRAQWLDTLHG, encoded by the coding sequence ATGGAGCCGATACTGGAATTGGAAAGTGCGCGCCTGGTGCTGCGCCAATGGCGCGACGGCGACTTGCAGGATTTCGCGCGCATGTGCGCCGACCCGCAGGTGATGCGTTATTTCCCAGCCAAGCTGAGCCACTTGGAAAGCGCCGCGTTGATCGGCCGCATTCGCGGCCACTTCGCCGAATACGGCTTTGGCCTGTGGGCCTTGCAACGCAAGGACACCGGCGAATTCATCGGCCTTACCGGGTTGCTGAATGTCAGCTTTGAGGCGGACTTTGCCCCCGCGGTGGAGATCGGCTGGCGCCTGGCTCGCGAACACTGGGGCCTGGGTTACGCCAGCGAGGCTGCGTGGACCGCATTGCGCTGTGGGTTTGATCGCTTGAGCCTGGACGAGATTGTTGCCTTCACCACGCAAGCCAATCTGCCATCACAAAAAGTCATGCAGGCCATCGGTATGCATTACGATCCGCTGGCAGATTTTGAACACCCCAAGGTCGCAGCCGATGACCCGCTGCGCCATCATGTTTTGTATCGCATCACCCGCGCCCAATGGTTGGACACGCTGCATGGATAG
- a CDS encoding KPN_02809 family neutral zinc metallopeptidase: protein MLWKKGRRSDNVVDARDGSGGGGGGGMRFGGGKGLSLTAIVLIVGIGWLTGQDPLQILGQLTGQMEQAPSVSTQSRQAPPANDEHADFVRAVLGDTEDTWGQVFQENGLTYKNPKLILFRGRVNSACGGATSASGPFYCPADQQVYLDLDFFREMSQRFQAAGDFAQAYVIAHEVGHHVQTLLGISSKIQAARQQGRQMQGDGGLLVRQELQADCFAGVWANRAQKRLNWLEPGDIEEALNAANAIGDDRLQQQGQGRVVPDSFTHGTSAQRVRWFKTGFAQGQITQCDTFTAKSL, encoded by the coding sequence ATGCTATGGAAAAAAGGCCGACGCAGCGACAACGTGGTGGATGCCCGCGATGGCAGTGGCGGCGGTGGGGGCGGTGGCATGCGCTTTGGGGGCGGCAAGGGCCTGAGCCTCACGGCCATCGTGCTGATCGTCGGCATTGGCTGGCTGACCGGCCAGGACCCGTTGCAGATCCTCGGCCAACTGACCGGCCAAATGGAACAGGCACCCTCGGTGAGCACGCAGTCGCGCCAGGCGCCGCCGGCCAACGATGAACACGCTGATTTTGTGCGTGCCGTACTGGGCGATACCGAAGACACCTGGGGCCAGGTGTTCCAGGAAAACGGGCTGACCTACAAGAACCCGAAACTGATTCTGTTCCGCGGCCGGGTGAATTCGGCCTGCGGTGGCGCCACGTCGGCCAGTGGCCCGTTTTACTGCCCGGCTGACCAACAGGTCTACCTGGACCTGGATTTCTTCCGGGAAATGTCGCAACGCTTCCAGGCCGCCGGCGATTTTGCACAGGCGTATGTGATCGCCCACGAAGTCGGGCACCACGTGCAGACGCTCCTCGGCATCTCGTCGAAGATCCAGGCCGCGCGCCAACAGGGCCGGCAGATGCAAGGCGATGGTGGCCTGCTGGTTCGCCAGGAACTGCAGGCCGATTGCTTCGCCGGGGTGTGGGCCAACCGTGCCCAAAAGCGCCTGAACTGGCTCGAACCCGGCGACATTGAAGAAGCGCTGAATGCGGCCAACGCCATTGGCGATGACCGCCTGCAACAACAGGGTCAAGGCCGCGTTGTGCCGGACTCGTTTACCCACGGCACCTCGGCACAGCGGGTTCGCTGGTTCAAGACCGGCTTCGCCCAGGGCCAGATCACTCAATGCGACACCTTTACCGCCAAGAGTCTTTAG
- a CDS encoding membrane lipoprotein lipid attachment site-containing protein: MKKTLFVLSALALLTACNQESKEAPKPAPPSVQATLVPQTPPTDKWVGKWIGVEGLNLTIAKDDSIGRGHYILTMQYGLDADDSGTFKGEAAEDGIAFTRPDGPQLLRAGDGPATGLKWLADKKDCLVVDTGEGYCRD, from the coding sequence ATGAAAAAAACACTCTTTGTTCTTTCTGCCCTCGCCCTGCTGACCGCCTGTAACCAGGAGTCCAAGGAAGCGCCCAAGCCCGCGCCGCCTTCCGTGCAGGCCACCCTCGTGCCGCAAACCCCGCCCACCGACAAATGGGTGGGCAAATGGATTGGCGTCGAAGGCCTCAACCTGACCATCGCCAAGGACGACAGCATCGGCCGTGGTCACTACATCCTCACCATGCAATACGGCCTCGACGCCGATGACTCGGGCACCTTCAAGGGTGAAGCTGCCGAAGACGGCATCGCCTTTACCCGTCCCGATGGCCCGCAACTGCTGCGCGCCGGCGACGGGCCCGCCACCGGGCTGAAATGGCTGGCGGATAAAAAAGATTGCCTGGTGGTGGACACCGGCGAAGGTTATTGCCGCGACTGA
- a CDS encoding DUF2076 domain-containing protein, with protein sequence MNSEEQSLIDGLFSRLQQAETDSAPRDAQAEARIKEHMTRQPAAGYYMTQSILVQEHALKSLDAQNKQQAQQIQQLQEELQRAKSAQPAPASSGGFLSSIFGGGGSRDPQPAQSAPASSGGGWREPARPAFSQPAPQQNYQQPAPAAPVGSGFLGGAMKTAAGVAGGVLLAEGISSLFNHNSQQPQVVEEIIREEPAPASDNGNWGNDDQKFAGNDNWGNDNASDGFADNDYSDDSSSFGDDDSFV encoded by the coding sequence ATGAACAGCGAAGAGCAAAGCCTGATCGATGGACTGTTTTCACGGTTGCAACAAGCCGAAACGGACTCAGCCCCGCGCGATGCCCAGGCCGAGGCGCGGATCAAGGAACACATGACTCGCCAGCCAGCGGCCGGGTACTACATGACCCAGTCGATCCTGGTTCAGGAGCACGCGCTCAAGAGTCTCGACGCGCAGAACAAGCAGCAGGCGCAACAGATCCAGCAGTTGCAGGAAGAGCTGCAACGGGCCAAGTCCGCGCAACCTGCCCCGGCGAGCAGCGGTGGTTTCCTGTCGAGCATCTTCGGCGGTGGCGGTTCCCGTGACCCGCAACCCGCTCAAAGCGCTCCGGCGTCTTCCGGTGGTGGCTGGCGCGAACCGGCGCGGCCGGCGTTCAGTCAACCTGCGCCGCAGCAGAATTATCAACAACCGGCTCCAGCCGCTCCGGTTGGCAGCGGATTCCTCGGCGGGGCAATGAAAACCGCTGCCGGCGTGGCCGGCGGTGTACTGCTGGCCGAGGGTATCAGCAGCCTGTTCAACCACAACTCGCAACAGCCGCAAGTGGTGGAAGAAATCATCCGTGAAGAGCCTGCACCGGCCAGTGACAACGGCAACTGGGGCAACGACGACCAGAAGTTTGCCGGCAATGACAATTGGGGCAATGACAATGCCTCTGACGGCTTTGCCGACAACGACTACTCCGACGATTCCTCTTCCTTCGGCGACGACGACTCCTTCGTCTGA
- a CDS encoding DEAD/DEAH box helicase, with translation MTFATLGLIEPLLRALETLGYQTPTPVQAQAIPAVLAGRDLMAAAQTGTGKTAGFALPLLQLLTMEGPKVAANSARALILCPTRELAEQVHASVAEYAQHLPLTTYAVYGGVSINPQMMKLRKGVDILVATPGRLIDLFRQNALKLNQLQTLVLDEADRMLDLGFSEELANIYRMLPKKRQTLLFSATFSDDIRLLAGQMLNDPLSIEVSPRNVAANTVKQWVVPVDKKRKPELFVHLMRKGRWKQVLVFAKTRNGVDALVDKLQGLGINADGIHGDKPQATRQRALDRFKSSDVQILVATDVAARGLDIEDLPLVVNFDLPIVAEDYIHRIGRTGRAGNTGEAISLVCADEVNMLSAIEMLTRQTLTRKTEPDFEPEHRVPDTDASGQVVKKPKKPKKPKASGGGGKRNLGKWVDSGDVAPAEPSIKPVRKVPVFNTGPRKKK, from the coding sequence ATGACTTTCGCCACCCTTGGCCTGATCGAACCCTTGCTGCGCGCCCTTGAGACGCTTGGCTACCAGACCCCAACGCCGGTGCAGGCGCAAGCCATTCCGGCGGTGCTGGCCGGTCGCGACCTGATGGCCGCGGCCCAGACCGGCACCGGCAAGACTGCCGGTTTCGCCTTGCCGCTCCTGCAACTGCTGACGATGGAAGGGCCGAAAGTCGCCGCCAACTCGGCGCGCGCGCTGATCCTGTGCCCGACCCGCGAACTGGCCGAGCAGGTTCACGCCAGCGTTGCCGAGTACGCCCAACACCTGCCTCTCACCACGTATGCGGTGTACGGCGGCGTAAGCATCAACCCGCAGATGATGAAGCTGCGCAAGGGCGTCGACATTCTGGTCGCCACGCCTGGCCGCCTGATCGACCTGTTTCGCCAGAACGCACTGAAACTCAACCAGTTGCAAACCCTGGTGCTCGACGAAGCCGACCGCATGCTCGACCTGGGCTTTTCCGAAGAGCTTGCCAACATTTATCGGATGCTGCCGAAAAAGCGCCAGACGCTGCTGTTTTCCGCGACGTTCTCCGATGACATCCGCCTGCTGGCCGGGCAGATGCTCAACGACCCGCTGAGCATTGAAGTCAGCCCGCGCAACGTCGCCGCCAACACCGTGAAGCAATGGGTGGTGCCGGTGGACAAGAAACGCAAGCCGGAGCTGTTTGTGCACCTGATGCGCAAAGGGCGCTGGAAGCAGGTGCTGGTGTTCGCCAAGACCCGTAACGGCGTGGATGCGCTGGTGGATAAGTTGCAGGGCCTGGGCATCAATGCCGACGGCATCCATGGCGACAAGCCCCAGGCGACCCGCCAACGTGCGCTGGACCGCTTCAAATCCAGTGACGTGCAGATCCTGGTGGCCACCGACGTGGCAGCCCGTGGCCTGGACATCGAAGACCTGCCGCTGGTGGTCAACTTCGATTTGCCGATCGTGGCCGAGGACTACATCCACCGTATCGGCCGTACCGGGCGTGCGGGCAACACCGGTGAGGCGATTTCCCTGGTGTGTGCCGATGAAGTGAACATGCTGTCGGCCATCGAGATGCTCACGCGTCAGACCTTGACCCGCAAGACGGAACCAGACTTCGAACCGGAACACCGCGTGCCAGACACCGATGCCAGCGGGCAGGTGGTGAAGAAGCCGAAAAAGCCGAAGAAGCCAAAAGCGTCGGGCGGTGGCGGTAAGCGCAACCTCGGCAAGTGGGTGGACAGCGGGGACGTGGCGCCGGCGGAGCCGTCGATCAAACCGGTGCGCAAGGTGCCGGTGTTCAATACCGGGCCGCGCAAGAAGAAGTAA
- a CDS encoding NYN domain-containing protein, producing MKKIAVFADVQNLYYTVRQAYGCHFNYAALWADISSRGQIVEAYAYAIDRGDSKQQQFQQILRNLGFTVKLKPYIQRSDGSAKGDWDVGITIDIMDAADHVDEIVLASGDGDFDMLLDRIIHKHGVEAVAYGVPGLTANSLIRAASRYVPIEGALLLK from the coding sequence GTGAAGAAAATTGCAGTGTTCGCCGATGTTCAAAACCTCTACTACACCGTGCGCCAGGCGTATGGCTGCCACTTCAACTATGCCGCCCTGTGGGCTGATATCAGCTCGCGCGGGCAGATCGTCGAGGCGTACGCCTATGCCATCGACCGTGGTGACAGCAAGCAGCAGCAATTCCAGCAGATCCTGCGCAACCTGGGTTTCACGGTAAAACTCAAGCCCTACATCCAGCGCAGCGACGGCTCGGCCAAGGGCGACTGGGACGTGGGCATCACCATCGACATCATGGACGCCGCCGACCACGTCGACGAAATCGTGCTGGCCTCCGGCGACGGTGATTTCGACATGCTGCTCGACCGCATCATCCACAAGCATGGCGTCGAAGCCGTGGCCTATGGCGTACCGGGGCTGACGGCCAACTCGCTGATACGCGCCGCCAGCCGCTACGTGCCGATCGAAGGCGCGTTGCTGCTCAAATAG
- a CDS encoding histone deacetylase family protein — translation MPLPLIYHDDYSPEFPADHRFPMDKFRLLRDHLVDSGLTQDSQLLRPQLCPPEILALAHDKGYIERYMGGELSREDQRRLGLPWNEALARRTVRAVGGSILAAEQALEHGLACHLAGGTHHAHYDYPAGFCIFNDLAVISHYLLASGRVSRVLIFDCDVHQGDGTARILHDTPDAITVSLHCEKNFPARKAQSDWDIPLPMGMGDADYLKVVDDALNYLLPLYQPDLVLYDAGVDVHKDDALGYLKLTDQGVAARDESVMRHCLGRDIPVMGVIGGGYSKDRPALARRHGILHHSAQRVWTSSGCH, via the coding sequence ATGCCTTTGCCATTGATCTACCACGATGACTACAGCCCAGAGTTCCCGGCGGACCATCGGTTCCCCATGGACAAGTTCCGCCTGCTGCGCGACCACTTGGTGGACAGCGGCCTGACCCAGGACAGCCAACTGCTGCGCCCGCAGCTGTGCCCGCCAGAGATTCTCGCCCTGGCCCATGACAAGGGCTATATCGAACGCTACATGGGCGGCGAGCTGTCCCGCGAAGACCAGCGCCGCCTCGGCCTGCCCTGGAACGAAGCCCTGGCCCGGCGCACAGTGCGGGCGGTTGGCGGTTCGATCCTGGCGGCGGAGCAGGCGCTGGAACACGGCCTGGCCTGCCACCTGGCGGGCGGCACGCACCACGCCCATTACGATTACCCCGCAGGTTTCTGCATTTTCAATGACCTGGCGGTGATCAGCCATTACCTGCTGGCCAGCGGCCGGGTGAGTCGGGTGTTGATCTTCGATTGCGACGTGCACCAGGGCGATGGCACTGCGCGCATCCTCCACGACACACCGGACGCCATCACCGTATCGCTGCACTGCGAAAAGAACTTCCCGGCTCGCAAGGCCCAGAGTGACTGGGACATCCCACTGCCGATGGGCATGGGCGATGCCGACTACCTCAAGGTGGTGGACGACGCGCTCAACTACCTGTTGCCGCTCTACCAGCCCGACCTGGTGCTGTACGACGCCGGCGTCGACGTGCACAAGGACGACGCCCTCGGCTACCTCAAGCTGACAGACCAAGGCGTCGCCGCCCGTGATGAAAGCGTGATGCGCCACTGCCTGGGGCGCGACATCCCGGTGATGGGCGTGATCGGTGGTGGCTACAGCAAGGACCGCCCGGCCCTCGCCCGCCGCCACGGTATCCTGCACCACAGTGCGCAACGGGTATGGACGTCATCAGGTTGTCACTGA
- the yedA gene encoding drug/metabolite exporter YedA, with the protein MPGPRRFPLPLIAAFFALYVIWGSTYLVIRIGVEYWPPLLLAGIRFCTAGALMYGFLRWRGVPAPTWAQWKAAGMIGILLLTVGNGGVSVAEHMGVSSGVAALAVATVPLFTLLCGYFWGARNTRLEWAGVILGIVGIAMLNMGNTLQSSPMGAVLLLLAAASWAFGSVWSRQLPLPQGAMASAAEMLVAGVALLIVSALSGERLQAMPPVEGWLALGYLIVFGSIIAFNAYMYLLKHVRPAAATSYAYVNPAVAVLLGIVFVGETIGLEEALAMLVIISAVLLISLPQWRKPKPEIR; encoded by the coding sequence ATGCCTGGCCCACGTCGCTTTCCCTTACCGCTGATCGCTGCCTTCTTTGCGCTGTATGTGATTTGGGGGTCTACCTACCTGGTGATCCGCATTGGGGTGGAGTACTGGCCGCCGTTATTGCTGGCCGGGATTCGGTTTTGCACGGCGGGTGCGTTGATGTATGGGTTCCTCAGATGGCGCGGGGTGCCGGCGCCGACGTGGGCGCAATGGAAGGCCGCCGGGATGATCGGCATTTTGCTGCTCACCGTCGGAAACGGCGGCGTCAGCGTGGCGGAGCACATGGGGGTGTCGTCCGGCGTCGCTGCGCTGGCGGTGGCGACCGTGCCGCTGTTCACCTTGCTGTGTGGGTATTTCTGGGGCGCGCGCAATACCCGACTGGAATGGGCCGGGGTGATCCTGGGGATCGTCGGCATTGCCATGCTCAACATGGGCAATACCTTGCAGTCGAGTCCGATGGGCGCTGTTTTGCTGTTACTGGCGGCAGCATCCTGGGCGTTCGGTTCAGTCTGGAGTCGACAACTGCCACTGCCTCAGGGCGCCATGGCCAGTGCTGCGGAAATGCTGGTAGCCGGTGTTGCGCTGCTGATCGTCAGCGCGCTGTCCGGTGAGCGCCTGCAGGCGATGCCGCCAGTGGAAGGATGGCTGGCCCTGGGCTACCTGATCGTGTTCGGCTCGATCATCGCCTTCAACGCCTATATGTACCTGCTCAAGCACGTGCGCCCGGCGGCAGCGACCAGCTATGCCTACGTCAACCCGGCGGTGGCGGTATTGCTGGGGATTGTGTTTGTCGGCGAGACCATCGGCCTGGAAGAGGCGTTGGCCATGCTGGTGATCATCAGCGCGGTGCTGTTGATCAGCCTGCCCCAGTGGCGAAAGCCCAAGCCGGAAATAAGGTAA